CAACGAGGGGTATgaaagggcaagtcatttactacTCCTGTGTTAATGGCAACCTAGCTATCCTCATGGAGAGTGTAGTCTCAGATAGGTGGGTTTCCAATATGGTTCCTAGCTGACTTTGTCCTGTCTTGCCTTGactacattatatttattttctgtatattttttctctatatagGATATTCTTATACAGGTATTATTTGTTCCCATAAGAAAGTAAATTCCTTGCCAATGACAGTCATGTTTTATGAAACTTTTAGATCATTCAAAGTAGGATTCGTGGTTATGTTTTAGACTATATAGGATTAGTAGatataatctaatttaaaaaaccctttcattttagaagtTTCTTTCACTGTACCTAGACCTCTTACAGGTAGTCCAGTCCCTGGCTGGAATCCCCTTTCCTTGGTCTCCATGTAAGTCAATCAGTTGTCTTTCCTTTCGTACTCCCTAAGTTGTATATAAGAACCCAAGTTCTTCAATTCCATAAAATTTCCCATTATGGAAAATCCCATTCTTAGTGCATTTACCTGGGAGTAGGAAATATAGGAAAACAGGATTGGGTGAGTAGGTATTCCACCAATGAAAAGAGCCTTTTTCAAATTTACCAGCTTAGACCTTCAATTACATTACTAACTTTTgcattccttttaaaatctagaaCAATACCCAGTACATATTAAAGACAATAAACTTTGTTAGATTGaattaaatccatttctctatgAGTCTATTGAACTGTAAGCTTTAAATTGGTCATACCATGTGGTAAGAAGGAGACTGCTATACTTGCCAAGAACACAACCTAAGGGAGAAAGATGGATATTTCTCAATAATGTTGAGAGCCAATGATGGCCATTCAAATATTCCTGAGGATTAGAACTGATCCTAATAGTGGAGCATTTTGATGATGCGATTCCTAATTTCCTTGGTCTTGACTCCATAGACAATGGGGTTGAGAAGAGGTGGAACCAATAGATAAAGGTTAGAGAGAAGGATGTGGACATAGGGGGGGATATGGAATCCAAACCTATgagtgaaaaaagagaagaaagcaagGAGATAGAATTCAAGGAAAACAAAGATGTGAGCAATACAGGTGTTGAAGGCTTTGAGCCGAGCCTCTTTCTGGGGTAAACGGAACACTGCTATGAAGATCAAAATGTAGGACAGAGTAATGAAGACAATGTCAAAGCCCAGGATAGTAAAGGCCACAAACAAACCATAGGCCTTGTTGACCCGGATGTCATCAGCAGCCAGTTTTACAATGGCCATGTGCTCACAGTAAGTGTGGGAGATGATGGTGGTTCGGTAATGTTTCAGGCGGCATTTGATAAGCACGAGGCATGGAGCCACCAGGATAGCAGCCCGTAAAGTCACCCCAACCCCAATCTGAGTGAGGAGTTGTGGGGTGAAAATAGTGGTGTGCCTGAGGGGATCACAGATGGC
This genomic interval from Gracilinanus agilis isolate LMUSP501 unplaced genomic scaffold, AgileGrace unplaced_scaffold44603, whole genome shotgun sequence contains the following:
- the LOC123255355 gene encoding olfactory receptor 52A5-like produces the protein MANGTIFMPSLLFLIGIPGLETVQCWIGIPFCAMYVIAMVGNYLLLFIIRSESSLHKPMYLFLAMLGVTDIALSTCILPKMLGIFWFHLKEINFEACLLQMWLIHTFQCIESGILLAMALDRYVAICDPLRHTTIFTPQLLTQIGVGVTLRAAILVAPCLVLIKCRLKHYRTTIISHTYCEHMAIVKLAADDIRVNKAYGLFVAFTILGFDIVFITLSYILIFIAVFRLPQKEARLKAFNTCIAHIFVFLEFYLLAFFSFFTHRFGFHIPPYVHILLSNLYLLVPPLLNPIVYGVKTKEIRNRIIKMLHY